A portion of the Carettochelys insculpta isolate YL-2023 chromosome 26, ASM3395843v1, whole genome shotgun sequence genome contains these proteins:
- the LOC142001809 gene encoding uncharacterized protein LOC142001809 isoform X1 has protein sequence MQCRATSRSTGDSGSILAMRRQSTEHTDEEGGQVDGAGRRERSVQFGDNGESDEDSDTPEDPLLTSLAELSVLERLGLHRVALTEQDVEAAFTHLALAFRCDAFTLRRRVQVEERARTVAEENIQKELEECQAVLQRLALACVDPKRKELVRQLQHSLTVLAGAVERAISAAEKLGAVHQEARMSRAVEVMVQHVENLKRHHVREHAELEEMKRLIQQNSRNRQLAENRDDGEQRAKLPLTRTFHQASARRRVSIAVLPKQLTPLPSPDSGQAPAGEAAKAVGESSPRTERHVGCLQEDSTEGYFILRSDSSNSLHRSQQRADSLECAGDRGRCAEGSELELQKRGSPSKPTKEEPNGASDGGELVEELERLSVTSHAATKELPWPWFFLPQHCWLFLWLLFLGITCHVLMWILEMQKQPPPPISKS, from the exons ATGCAG TGTAGAGCAACGAGCCGTTCCACGGGAGACTCGGGAAGCATTTTGGCCATGAGACGGCAGAGCACAGAGCACACAGATGAG GAGGGAGGCCAGGTGGATGGCGCCGGGCGAAGGGAGCGGAGCGTACAGTTCGGGGACAACGGTGAGAGTGATGAAG ATTCTGACACGCCCGAGGATCCTCTGCTGACCTCTCTGGCGGAGCTCTCGGTGCTGGAGCGGCTGGGCCTGCACAG AGTGGCTTTGACGGAGCAGGATGTGGAG GCGGCGTTCACGCACTTGGCACTGGCCTTCCGCTGCGACGCGTTCACCCTGCGGCGGcgggtgcaggtggaggagcgggcGCGCACTGTGGCGGAGGAGAACATCCagaaggagctggaggagtgcCAGGCCGTGCTGCAG aggCTGGCCTTGGCTTGTGTCGACCCTAAGCGTAAGGAGCTCGTCCGGCAGCTGCAACACAGTCTGACGGTGCTGGCTGGGGCGGTCGAGCGGGCCATAAGTGCAGCGGAGAAGCTGGGTGCGGTCCATCAG GAGGCACGGATGAGCCGGGCGGTGGAGGTGATGGTGCAGCACGTGGAGAACCTGAAGAGGCATCACGTGCGGGAACACGCGGAGCTGGAGGAAATGAAGAGGCTGATTCAGCAGAACTCCCGCAACCGGCAGCTGGCTGAGAACAGGG ACGACGGCGAGCAGAGAGCGAAGCTGCCCCTGACGCGGACGTTCCACCAG GCGTCGGCCCGCCGGAGAGTCAGCATCGCTGTCCTTCCCAAGCAGCTCACG ccacttcccagccccgACAGTGGACAAGCGCCTGCGGGGGAGGCGGCGAAGGCTGTGGGGGAGAGCAGCCCTCGCACAGAGAG acaTGTCGGCTGCCTCCAAGAGGATTCCACTGAGGGCTATTTCATCCTGCGCTCAGACTCCTCCAACTCCTTGCACCGAAGCCAGCAGAGGGCAGACAGCCTGGAGTGTGCGGGGGACAGAGGCCGCTGTGCAGAAGG gagtgagctggagctgcagaaacGGGGAAGCCCCAGCAAACCCACAAAGGAGGAACCCAACGGGGCATCAGACGGTGGCGAGTTGGTGGAGGAACTGGAGCGGCTTAGTGTGAC GTCCCACGCAGCCACAAAAGAGCTCCCCTGGCCTTGGTTTTTTCTGCCGCAGCACTGCTGGCTTTTCCTGTGGCTGCTTTTCCTGGGCATCACCTGTCACGTGCTGATGTGGATTTTGGAAATGCAGAAGCAGCCGCCGCCACCCATCTCCAAGTCCTAG
- the LOC142001809 gene encoding uncharacterized protein LOC142001809 isoform X2, translated as MRRQSTEHTDEEGGQVDGAGRRERSVQFGDNGESDEDSDTPEDPLLTSLAELSVLERLGLHRVALTEQDVEAAFTHLALAFRCDAFTLRRRVQVEERARTVAEENIQKELEECQAVLQRLALACVDPKRKELVRQLQHSLTVLAGAVERAISAAEKLGAVHQEARMSRAVEVMVQHVENLKRHHVREHAELEEMKRLIQQNSRNRQLAENRDDGEQRAKLPLTRTFHQASARRRVSIAVLPKQLTPLPSPDSGQAPAGEAAKAVGESSPRTERHVGCLQEDSTEGYFILRSDSSNSLHRSQQRADSLECAGDRGRCAEGSELELQKRGSPSKPTKEEPNGASDGGELVEELERLSVTSHAATKELPWPWFFLPQHCWLFLWLLFLGITCHVLMWILEMQKQPPPPISKS; from the exons ATGAGACGGCAGAGCACAGAGCACACAGATGAG GAGGGAGGCCAGGTGGATGGCGCCGGGCGAAGGGAGCGGAGCGTACAGTTCGGGGACAACGGTGAGAGTGATGAAG ATTCTGACACGCCCGAGGATCCTCTGCTGACCTCTCTGGCGGAGCTCTCGGTGCTGGAGCGGCTGGGCCTGCACAG AGTGGCTTTGACGGAGCAGGATGTGGAG GCGGCGTTCACGCACTTGGCACTGGCCTTCCGCTGCGACGCGTTCACCCTGCGGCGGcgggtgcaggtggaggagcgggcGCGCACTGTGGCGGAGGAGAACATCCagaaggagctggaggagtgcCAGGCCGTGCTGCAG aggCTGGCCTTGGCTTGTGTCGACCCTAAGCGTAAGGAGCTCGTCCGGCAGCTGCAACACAGTCTGACGGTGCTGGCTGGGGCGGTCGAGCGGGCCATAAGTGCAGCGGAGAAGCTGGGTGCGGTCCATCAG GAGGCACGGATGAGCCGGGCGGTGGAGGTGATGGTGCAGCACGTGGAGAACCTGAAGAGGCATCACGTGCGGGAACACGCGGAGCTGGAGGAAATGAAGAGGCTGATTCAGCAGAACTCCCGCAACCGGCAGCTGGCTGAGAACAGGG ACGACGGCGAGCAGAGAGCGAAGCTGCCCCTGACGCGGACGTTCCACCAG GCGTCGGCCCGCCGGAGAGTCAGCATCGCTGTCCTTCCCAAGCAGCTCACG ccacttcccagccccgACAGTGGACAAGCGCCTGCGGGGGAGGCGGCGAAGGCTGTGGGGGAGAGCAGCCCTCGCACAGAGAG acaTGTCGGCTGCCTCCAAGAGGATTCCACTGAGGGCTATTTCATCCTGCGCTCAGACTCCTCCAACTCCTTGCACCGAAGCCAGCAGAGGGCAGACAGCCTGGAGTGTGCGGGGGACAGAGGCCGCTGTGCAGAAGG gagtgagctggagctgcagaaacGGGGAAGCCCCAGCAAACCCACAAAGGAGGAACCCAACGGGGCATCAGACGGTGGCGAGTTGGTGGAGGAACTGGAGCGGCTTAGTGTGAC GTCCCACGCAGCCACAAAAGAGCTCCCCTGGCCTTGGTTTTTTCTGCCGCAGCACTGCTGGCTTTTCCTGTGGCTGCTTTTCCTGGGCATCACCTGTCACGTGCTGATGTGGATTTTGGAAATGCAGAAGCAGCCGCCGCCACCCATCTCCAAGTCCTAG